From the genome of Ziziphus jujuba cultivar Dongzao chromosome 4, ASM3175591v1:
gggaTTCAATTTATGTACCTCGGGTGTCCCAACTAGGGAATAATATAAGCCCTTAACCGGATGATTAGCCAAAGCCATCTGTTCCACCGGACCAATTATATTTGAGATAACCATGCTTGCATTTGTCACTGTGCTGTATATAAACTTTGCCGCTGCctggaataaaataattttcatatttatataaattcagataaaaaaagattattttattttccctttacttttgTTGTCCTTggggaaacaaaaaattatgggtttcacacaaggttttaaaaaactgatatcaaccaaaaaatcaaaaaatataaaatataaaaatattcatgaaaatataaaaaattatcgagtatctataaaatattataaaattgattgaaactaatgaaaatttattttaaaaaataaaaatttttattgaaagttttggattaacttatttaattaattaaatatcaaactaactataaaaattacaaaactatTGGATgaattttatgtttcttttagttaatcATGTATTATAAGcattaatgatcataaatatattattataaaaaaatttaaaaaatatatatttgataaaactatttattaattaaaatatataaaataattattaaaattatattatatgtcataaaatattatctcaatatcatatagaatttctatatggatgaaaattattaatctctttttcattctcattttgagatataatatatgagaagtaattattaaaagttatGTTTCGTTCATAATTGTGtatgtaattgttaatatacctattatattaattttgcattaatgtgactatattattttataatcatTATGTGATATTAGTTGACTgtatgtaaaattattattttcttatagttGACCTTGAGACAGTACCAATGAGTTATGGCTTAATAACATTCTATAAGCATTTTATCAATTCATTTAACTCTATTTGCAGTGAATATATTTCATgtacatttttataatatttatctactttattattataatataatatttatcatttattttacatgtatatttgtatttttgtttatattgtaatttatatctactttataatatttatagaaatatcaaatttattataggaaaaaatataatggataattagataattaaacataaataatatttaataaattttttgaaaaaaataaataaatttattataaattttcacagaaattataaaaagtttcataaaaacttcaaaaaatttcatgaaaattatggatttttttttttacaaaactgTGATAAAATTCACGTGGATATCATAtagaaatttcaatggaaatctgtaaaaaattttgaaatttaaccCTTTCTAGTTGAGACTAGAATTTCATATCCATCctttgaaaaaatgaaattttgacgATCATTTCATGTTTTTAAACCTTGTTAAtgctaaactaataaaatatggatCATTTGATAAACTAGGCAAGCTGGATTATTTTAAGTTAGTCCAATCACATTGGGCTACACTACATTCGttcatttatgtttttataaaaGAGAAATATGGTTATATTAGGGGACACTTATAATGAGTacgatatcaaattaacatagTTATTCACTATAACTTACTCATTATAAGTATCCTCTAATGGTAATGGGTTAGAATTAAATTTGATATgtagtttaaaattaattaatgagcaAAATTACCCACCTCATAGCCTTTGAATTTCTTCACCATCTCCAATAGCCTGCCGTTGAGGTAAACAGATAAAGATTTTCTCTTTCTCCCGATTACTTTTTGGGTATACCGAACAATATCCAATGGATCTGAAAATTGATCATCTGTAAATTTGGGAATTGGTATATGCAAAAAAGCAAATCGATTTCCCCATGGCGTCTTGGAATCAGGTTTCATCATCTCATTAACAGAAGCATAATCCATAAGCATCCTTGTATTCAGCAACACAATTGCTGTGCAATTCGAGTTTGTTGATTCTTTGTTAATCTCTTGCATGTATAGTTGAGCGCCAAAGAGTATTATCCCACAAATCACGTCGTTTATTGTCTGTCAtgttaaaatagaaattaattaattcagctattaatacaatattaattaacaaaataaattaacgatttaaataagataatttaCAAAGTTTTAAACAACCATGCAAGCATGCATTCAAATAGTTCTATTTGCTAAAAAAAGGCATAATactaattaaaggaaaaaattgacaaaattatatatatatatatatattctcctaTCCAAATTCTACATTAACATAAAGTTTAGAAATGGTTTATAAATCCTTATAGGCTCATTTATTAGCACTTAGAAGCACCTATTAGTGTTAGGTTATTCataaacattaattttaattcaagaTTATAAATAGGAGCCTCATTTATATATTACATTGAGTTAGTTATAATCTTACAACTGCAAGCTTATTCTTGATTAACTTCACTTGATCGAGAGAGAACGTCATGGTAGTTAATATTGTTTGCTGAAATTCAACTCCAACATAATTCCCAGACCTTATTGGTGATTGATCATCTTTTAAAAAGTTGCTCTTTATCAGACTCCAACCGAAATCTGGTATGGTATATAATATTGAAGAGAAAATTTGAGGCAGATGCTGAATTATGCTTCTATTTCTTTTAAGTTTGGAGCTTTGGCGTGTAGGAAATGTTGGTGGAAGAGAAGGATTTTCAGCTCTTTGTAGACAAGAAAGAAGAGCACCCATTAGAGAGTAGCCATCGCCAAGTGCATGGTGAAACTTGAATATGATATTACCAGCTGCTTTACTAGTTGGGTATTTTACCATATGAATTTCCCATAGAGGTTTGTTTTGTGGAAATTTTTCAATAGCTATCTTCGATAAATATTCATCAAGATATTTGTCATATGATTCTGGTGAAAGTCCTAagagaaaatttgggaaatttaaATGATCTTCAAGCTTCACTTCCACATTCTGCCATTGTTTGTTTCCATTGGAATCCTCAACCTGTTATGTACGacttttattagttaattctttgaaatgaccataaaataataataataataagaagaagaagaagaagaaaaatctaAACTAAACTAAAAGATGAACCAAACCTTATGTAAGTATATGCATGTTTTCCTTATTTAATATACTATTTGAGTATAGCTCATTTAGTGTTTTGATTGGATGATTTCATGTTAAAGATATATGTGATATTAAACAAGATCGTATTAAAGATTAAAGTAGTttgtcaaaaaatgaaaaaaattacacaCAACAACTCAAATGTATAGGTGAGATTacttaataaaaaatgtatggGTGAGATCTTTGAAGGAGAAAGTACGTcgacaaattaaaattatcccTGATTAAGATTTGTGGGCAACACTAAAATTaagaatattcaatatatatatatatatatataactttacaAATTTATGAATTAAACAAAGCATTTTAAGGAAAACATGATTTATGAATCAAATAGGGTTATATGTTGCACATGTAACCTTTAAATCtgatttttttagtttcttttcaaattttctcatttaaaaaatttttttaaaaaatttgagagcCCAAAAACaacatatcaaatattttaaaaaaattccaaaagtcAAAAAAGTATTAGgtggtaaaaaaatattttgagggcataataaaaataccaaatgttcaaaacaaatttcaagatcatacaaaataaatcaaatagtgaaaaaaatatgagagtccaaaaaaaatcaaatggtacaaaaattttgagagcaatataaaaataccaaatgataaaaaaaaattgaaggttcaaaaaaatatcagatatttaaaaaaaatccgaAAGATCAAAAAAATATCAGATGGTAAAAATTTTTTTCGAGAGCATGATAAAAAATATCCGATATTCAAAAAAACTTTTGAGGGCTCGATAATAATACTAAATGTTCAAAGAATTCCAAGAGTACAAAAATATtagatggttaaaaaaaattctaagtgCTAGAAAAAAAAcgccaaatattcaaaaaaaaaattcaagataaaaaaaattcaaatatttaaaaaatattacatggTAAAAAATTTTTGAGAGCACGATTaccaaatggttaaaaaaaaaaaaataccatgtGGTTAAAAAAGTTTCAAATGCTGGGAAAAAATaacagaataaaaaaattcctaaaggttaataaaaataccaaatgttttttgggttctaaaaatatttttgaacatcattttttttttctggatcttgaatttttttgaaaattttaaatgaaaaaatctgaaaaataaataaaaaaaatatgggagCCACATGCACAGAACATGATTCCTATTTGACGGacctatttaattttaactAAGTTGTACTAATTTGTAACAATTTTGAAAATAGGAATATCAATGTGGCAAATTGATTTTAAAgcctttaaaacaaaattaagtgATTTTAGAGTACATAAAAGTGCaagtattgctttttttttttccctaaataaaTTGGTCAAGTCTcataattcaaatttatatatatataaaatttttacacgTATAGAAACAGTAATAcaattctaaataaataaataatgaatctgcccccccaaaaaaaaaaaaaagaattgtataATAATCTTATTGAAATGAAAGaagtgaagaaaagaaaagggagtgGAAAAGCACACCATGATTGAAGAGAAACGTGGGTTGATGGGAAGCAAAACACCACAAACCAAAGACATAGCTTGCGAAATATCAATAGTAATGGGAATCTCAATTTCCAAAACAGCAAGAATTGAAACGGATAACACTGAGTTGTTCAAGAACTCCCCTGTTGGACTCACTGGCTCTAACAATATTCTTTCCTCTCGAAAATCCTCCATTCTATTCTCTGGTTTTTTCCACAATAGTAATGTTAAACTCCCTCACGTTAGTCAGCACCTTTTGCGTTGTTTATTCTAGCTCGTCACCTATTTAAAGGAGGATGTGTCTTCCCACTTAATACTCTGTCCTTCAATACACAAAAGTCGATCAAATGAAACAAACTATATTAATGCTGGTCGGtcgctttctttcttttattgatAAGACACAACATGGGACGAACGATGGGCTAATGTTGAGAAATTATTCATTAAGATGGATTTACCAATCTTAGTTATAGACCATTCAATTAAAGAtcgccaactcagtaaaatttAACAGTTCGTCTATACATCCACATCATCAATCTattattggtaatttttttactaacaaatcAATTTGCTTAATTCTAGTATGTTTAAcatatttaatttccttttaaggATAACTcttgttttaatttaaatatttttgaaagatgATTACATTAAAAGCAGAGagatgtccaaaaaataaaataaataaataaataaataacagacAAACATAtagtagaaaatttattttgcataacaGAAACTAGTGCAAATATGTATATTGTATAATACCTCCTTatacaatctatatatatatatacatatattacatATAGGTATTATATATCATACAAAAAGTTCAAGtattataccaaaaaaaaaaagcatgtacTTTAAGCatgcaaaatataatttgatatatatatatatatatattggttaaatgtttagggtttttttggaCAACAAAATGTTTAGATCAAAATAAAAgtattctttataaaaaaaatatttttttgagtgAAAATTCTTGATAAGAAAATTGAATATGTTTAACATGCAATAATTAagcaaaattattttgttattaaaaaattctCAATTTTACATTGATTATATggatctacatatatatatatataggtgattTGTTAAATCTTAATAAGTtggcaatttttaatttaaaatggtgGTATAAGTtggcaatttttaatttaacatgCCTACCACCTCAACTATAGACCCATCCTATTGAATAATTTATGGGGGTATATTTATCATTTCGTAaatatttagattaaaaaaaaaatacgtctAAACTACTAAACTTACAAAATAACTAGGATTCTATagtcaaatttatttgaattgtcaaaatttaaatagattAGGAATACTAATTAGAATATTTTCTAGCCctaaataatatttctatttatttaatttatttcctaTTGAGCCATAATTTAATCTTGCAAAAGAAGCTTAATCCGTCATAAAGGTAAGAAGAAATAATGATTTtacatgtttattttatttatttattattattattatttttgtttctgatGGAAAGTCTAAAGTCTCTTTTAATAGACTGTTTGAAAGGTCTTTTGCTGTTGCCACACCAATGCCTCCAAAGACTTTATGTGTCACCACTAGTGACCTCAAATGCAACCTCAAATCTGAAGACAACAATCATGCATACATATAATGCATTCGTCAAGTGCCAGTAGCGAGATTAATGGAGatctaataaaattcaaaagatGAAAGATTTTTTGTGGAAAGAAGACAAGGATAAAAATCTCAGAATCAACTTCCAATCTATCTAAgctgtatttattttgctttctaGGAAAATGCAAGTGCTACTCTATTTGGACACTTGATAATGAAAAGTTCAACTGCTATGATGATGCAACCAGTTAACAAAGACAAAACGAAAATATGCGAAGTGGAATGGatgacaaaaatgaaattaagaaCCTAACTACAAGGGTTAAAATCTAGAAGCAATGGATGGTGGAATGAGGATCCTAAAATTACTAAATATGGTGTTTTTGTCATATCTGTTCTTGGATTAATAAATGTTGTaataatcatcaaaataaactagATTTTTAACCACAAATGTTTGAAAAGCAATATCAATTCTATTAAAAGTTGGTTATTGAAGAAgccctattaaaaaaaatagttaggctattggaaaaataagaaggCCTGgctatttggaaaaaaaaaaaaaaaaaaaaaaaaaattggccacTGGACCAAGCTTCTTTTTCACCATGCCCCCCACACCATCCATTGACCAAGTTATTTATCTACCTTCATCAACCAACATtgcattttctatttattaGCTAAAACTAACCCTTCTCGTACTCATCATCAAACAGCTTTTTAAATGCCCAGTAGCTGACAATATCCCAACATCCACTGgtcaacaaaatttttaaactgGATcgaacaaaaatttatattttttatggtcCAAACACAACAATCGTTCACCCTTGTCAAACTCACCATCAAACAACTTTTTAAAAGCCCAGGAGCTGACAATTTCCCAACATCCACAATAATTGTACATACATGTTATTGAAAAACTTTGTTTTCATACCAACAGCTATCCATAAGGTAATAAATGGAGGTAGGAGGTAGGAAAACATTATTTGAGCTGCCAAGCCATAAATTCTCATTTTTCACACGCAGGTTCCCATTCTAAATCGCACGGCTCTCCATGTGCATCAATTTATTGGTTGTGTATCATTGTTTACTTACTATTCTCAACGTGaaattatgttattaaattcaaatagGTTTGAATTAATAATTTGCCATATATCTAACTGATTTAATTACCAGAGTTTTCTAGTTGAACGGCTAGAAATAGAAAGTATTCTTGTTCATTTATATCATCCAActtatgaagaaaataaaactatatatatttttttattttacgagttaaatatacatacataattattatatatcagTACTTCTAACCATATAAGGATATATATCTTGAATACGTATACAAATTACTATGGGTGTGGTAAACTAATATGGACACCAAAAATAAAGCTCATATACTTTCATGCTAATATAACTGGATATTACCATTATGAGTTCATTTTCCCCTCTATATCAATGTCTCTTTGATTAAATAATTGGACGTACCCTTATGGTTGCATTTACCGATCCATACAAATATCTcattaaattatgtaaaaattatcaatttatctGAGTGCTTAAATGTCATTTGTTAAGTTGAAAGttcgattttaaaaaattaatttaataggttaatttaatgagtgaaataattttaaaaatttatataattttaaaattttcaatccaTGTGAACTCTGTTAGCATGTTCTGACAAAGACTAGCTAtgcttatttataaaataaataaatatactgtcggtagaataatttttttatatgagatggttacaaaattcaaatgaaatttataattatatctacaatatacaatatttatttatttatatattttttaagaaatctaCAAATGCGTGTGCAATTTGAGACCTCAGCTGCCGGAAGGAAGCGCTTCCGCACAGATGCCTAATGATTGACGTGTCAAATTACATTCAAATAGTGTATAGATAAGTACGATTTAAAAGTACtacccaaaaaaggaaa
Proteins encoded in this window:
- the LOC107417300 gene encoding wax ester synthase/diacylglycerol acyltransferase 4; this encodes MEDFREERILLEPVSPTGEFLNNSVLSVSILAVLEIEIPITIDISQAMSLVCGVLLPINPRFSSIMVEDSNGNKQWQNVEVKLEDHLNFPNFLLGLSPESYDKYLDEYLSKIAIEKFPQNKPLWEIHMVKYPTSKAAGNIIFKFHHALGDGYSLMGALLSCLQRAENPSLPPTFPTRQSSKLKRNRSIIQHLPQIFSSILYTIPDFGWSLIKSNFLKDDQSPIRSGNYVGVEFQQTILTTMTFSLDQVKLIKNKLAVTINDVICGIILFGAQLYMQEINKESTNSNCTAIVLLNTRMLMDYASVNEMMKPDSKTPWGNRFAFLHIPIPKFTDDQFSDPLDIVRYTQKVIGRKRKSLSVYLNGRLLEMVKKFKGYEAAAKFIYSTVTNASMVISNIIGPVEQMALANHPVKGLYYSLVGTPEDLDISIVSYMGKLNVTFGAKGHIDLQKFKSCMEKAFDTIFKAAQNS